A genomic region of Melanotaenia boesemani isolate fMelBoe1 chromosome 13, fMelBoe1.pri, whole genome shotgun sequence contains the following coding sequences:
- the LOC121651411 gene encoding transmembrane protease serine 12 isoform X1, translating to MVKLAFWPFINTKSQLWFRKKKPDFVQQCDQELPPRAHIPHTFEVFYTPGATYTFSSSTQHQSMLPSTLNGVLSLTAPTSAQHGCGQRTLVGPPGASRIVGGREATEGAWPWQVSIRILSRHHCGGTILNSHWVLTAAHCFYKYRHISKGQFSVVAGLHVLSTPGAHAQICSIREFIMHEDYDAVTSDNDVMLVLLHSPLNFTDHIQPVCVPHNVTHEFMLNFSHCFITGWGSTYFKGRLMGRLREAEVELIDRRRCNQRTWYNSLITENMLCAGLESGAADSCQGDSGGPLQCYSEEEERFYVLGVTSFGEECGLPRRPGVYTRTSRFAGWLKAKQWTAAAASVAHKLNTKMISALLCTALILL from the exons ATGGTCAAATTGGCATTTTGGCCATTTATTAACACCAAGTCACAGTTAtggttcagaaaaaaaaaacctgacttTGTTCAGCAGTGTGATCAAGAACTCCCCCCTCGCGCCCACATCCCCCACACTTTTGAAGTTTTCTACACCCCTGGTGCTACCTATACCTTCAGCTCAAGCACACAACACCAATCCATGCTGCCCTCAACTCTGAACGG TGTTTTAAGTCTGACTGCACCAACTTCAGCACAGCATG GTTGTGGACAGCGGACCCTGGTTGGGCCCCCAGGTGCATCTCGGATAGTGGGTGGCCGGGAGGCCACTGAGGGGGCGTGGCCCTGGCAGGTCAGCATCCGTATTCTGTCCAGGCATCACTGTGGCGGGACAATCCTCAACAGCCACTGGGTGCTCACCGCTGCACACTGCTTTTACAAATACAG acacATCAGCAAAGGCCAGTTTAGTGTGGTGGCAGGCCTGCATGTGCTATCCACTCCTGGAGCTCACGCCCAGATCTGCTCCATCAGAGAATTCATAATGCACGAGGACTACGATGCTGTCACATCTGACAACGATGTGATGCTGGTGCTGCTCCATTCTCCTCTCAACTTCACAGATCACATCCAACCTGTCTGCGTTCCTCATAATGTGACCCATGAGTTCATGCTGAACTTCAGTCACTGTTTCATCACTGGATGGGGGAGCACCTACTTCAAAG GCAGGCTGATGGGCAGACTACGGGAAGCTGAGGTGGAGCTCATTGACAGGAGAAGGTGCAACCAGCGCACCTGGTACAACAGCCTCATCACTGAGAACATGCTCTGTGCAGGACTGGAGAGCGGAGCAGCTGATTCATGTCAG GGGGACAGTGGGGGTCCCTTGCAGTGCtacagtgaagaagaagaaaggttTTATGTGCTAGGAGTGACAAGTTTTGGAGAGGAGTGTGGACTTCCTCGCAGACCTGGGGTGTACACCCGGACCAGCAGGTTTGCAGGTTGGCTGAAGGCAAAGCAGTGGAcggctgctgcagcttctgttGCACACAAACTGAACACAAAGATGATCTCAGCTCTGCTCTGCACTGCTCTCATACTGCTGTGA
- the LOC121651411 gene encoding transmembrane protease serine 11D isoform X2: MEIKTFLLLGSVLSLTAPTSAQHGCGQRTLVGPPGASRIVGGREATEGAWPWQVSIRILSRHHCGGTILNSHWVLTAAHCFYKYRHISKGQFSVVAGLHVLSTPGAHAQICSIREFIMHEDYDAVTSDNDVMLVLLHSPLNFTDHIQPVCVPHNVTHEFMLNFSHCFITGWGSTYFKGRLMGRLREAEVELIDRRRCNQRTWYNSLITENMLCAGLESGAADSCQGDSGGPLQCYSEEEERFYVLGVTSFGEECGLPRRPGVYTRTSRFAGWLKAKQWTAAAASVAHKLNTKMISALLCTALILL, encoded by the exons ATGGAGATTAAGACTTTTCTGCTTCTTGGTAGTGTTTTAAGTCTGACTGCACCAACTTCAGCACAGCATG GTTGTGGACAGCGGACCCTGGTTGGGCCCCCAGGTGCATCTCGGATAGTGGGTGGCCGGGAGGCCACTGAGGGGGCGTGGCCCTGGCAGGTCAGCATCCGTATTCTGTCCAGGCATCACTGTGGCGGGACAATCCTCAACAGCCACTGGGTGCTCACCGCTGCACACTGCTTTTACAAATACAG acacATCAGCAAAGGCCAGTTTAGTGTGGTGGCAGGCCTGCATGTGCTATCCACTCCTGGAGCTCACGCCCAGATCTGCTCCATCAGAGAATTCATAATGCACGAGGACTACGATGCTGTCACATCTGACAACGATGTGATGCTGGTGCTGCTCCATTCTCCTCTCAACTTCACAGATCACATCCAACCTGTCTGCGTTCCTCATAATGTGACCCATGAGTTCATGCTGAACTTCAGTCACTGTTTCATCACTGGATGGGGGAGCACCTACTTCAAAG GCAGGCTGATGGGCAGACTACGGGAAGCTGAGGTGGAGCTCATTGACAGGAGAAGGTGCAACCAGCGCACCTGGTACAACAGCCTCATCACTGAGAACATGCTCTGTGCAGGACTGGAGAGCGGAGCAGCTGATTCATGTCAG GGGGACAGTGGGGGTCCCTTGCAGTGCtacagtgaagaagaagaaaggttTTATGTGCTAGGAGTGACAAGTTTTGGAGAGGAGTGTGGACTTCCTCGCAGACCTGGGGTGTACACCCGGACCAGCAGGTTTGCAGGTTGGCTGAAGGCAAAGCAGTGGAcggctgctgcagcttctgttGCACACAAACTGAACACAAAGATGATCTCAGCTCTGCTCTGCACTGCTCTCATACTGCTGTGA